In Stieleria varia, one genomic interval encodes:
- a CDS encoding RNA-binding domain-containing protein, whose protein sequence is MTPTELQSKLTEFLSLPAETEWLEFKEAKSDKHFDDIGEYFSALSNEANLKGQPFGWLVFGVKDKPVPRQIVGSRYRPQRPHLDSLKEEIANHTSHRLTFEEIHEVTTPDGRVVMFQIPAALRGSPTSWRGHFYGRDHENLCALNLHEIEQIRKQALADDWSAVICEEATLSDLEPNAIAFARQEFVVKNSTLEAEVATWDDTTFLNKAKVCISGKLTRTAIILLGRPEAQHFLGNCHPQLTWILKDKDGLERDYQHFHSPLLLAVDPLLRKIRNLTCRVLPWGTLFPTEILQYEPWVLRESLHNAIAHQDYSQGGRVDVVEFEDRLVVVNKGTFLPGDVESVIRRDAPYSLYRNAFLAQAMVGLGMIDTVGSGIKRIFQAQKKRSFPMPDYDFSTANEVKLVIQNSVLDERYTRMLMARADLSLWDVIALDKVQKNKPLTESEFKAVKTKRLIEGRRPNLFVSAEVAAATDDKEAYIRNRAFDKDYYKDLVKKYLSQYEEASRPQIDRLLQDKLSDALDEKQKKQFVTNLLQEMKRDGTVVADGTTRWAKWRMSKTDADAQN, encoded by the coding sequence ATGACGCCCACCGAGCTTCAATCCAAGTTGACGGAGTTCCTGTCGCTCCCAGCCGAGACGGAATGGCTTGAGTTCAAGGAAGCCAAGAGCGACAAGCATTTTGACGACATCGGGGAATACTTTTCCGCACTCAGCAACGAAGCCAACTTGAAGGGACAACCCTTTGGCTGGTTGGTCTTCGGTGTGAAGGACAAGCCGGTTCCGCGCCAAATTGTCGGTTCGCGGTATCGGCCACAGCGCCCCCACTTGGACAGTTTGAAGGAAGAGATCGCAAATCACACCAGCCATCGGTTGACGTTCGAGGAAATCCACGAAGTCACAACTCCCGACGGTCGCGTTGTGATGTTTCAGATTCCGGCAGCCTTGCGAGGTTCGCCGACATCATGGAGAGGGCATTTCTACGGCAGAGACCACGAAAACCTGTGCGCGCTGAACCTACATGAAATTGAACAGATTCGGAAGCAGGCACTGGCGGACGACTGGTCGGCGGTCATTTGCGAAGAGGCAACGCTCAGCGATTTGGAACCCAATGCGATTGCCTTTGCTCGGCAGGAGTTCGTTGTGAAGAACTCAACGCTGGAGGCTGAGGTAGCGACATGGGACGACACCACGTTTTTAAACAAGGCCAAGGTCTGCATCAGCGGCAAGTTGACTCGCACGGCGATCATCCTTCTCGGTAGACCAGAGGCTCAGCATTTCTTGGGTAACTGCCACCCGCAACTGACTTGGATTCTGAAGGATAAAGACGGACTCGAACGCGACTACCAGCATTTTCACTCGCCCTTGTTGCTGGCCGTCGATCCGCTGCTTCGCAAAATCCGCAATCTGACTTGCCGTGTGCTTCCGTGGGGAACACTGTTTCCAACGGAGATTCTGCAGTACGAACCTTGGGTGCTTCGTGAGTCATTGCACAACGCGATTGCTCACCAGGATTATTCGCAGGGTGGACGGGTTGATGTCGTCGAGTTTGAAGATCGTCTGGTGGTCGTGAATAAAGGCACCTTCTTGCCCGGCGATGTAGAAAGCGTAATCCGCCGCGATGCGCCGTACAGCCTCTATCGCAACGCATTCCTTGCTCAAGCGATGGTTGGGTTAGGGATGATCGACACGGTCGGCAGTGGGATAAAACGGATTTTCCAGGCGCAGAAGAAGCGATCGTTTCCCATGCCGGACTATGATTTCTCGACCGCCAACGAAGTCAAACTGGTCATACAGAATAGCGTCTTGGACGAGCGGTATACGCGGATGTTGATGGCGCGGGCTGATCTGAGTCTTTGGGATGTGATTGCGTTGGACAAGGTGCAAAAAAACAAACCGCTGACGGAGAGCGAATTCAAGGCCGTCAAAACAAAACGGCTAATCGAAGGGCGACGCCCCAATCTGTTTGTGTCGGCGGAAGTAGCGGCAGCCACGGACGACAAGGAGGCGTACATCCGCAACCGAGCGTTCGACAAAGACTATTACAAGGATCTGGTCAAGAAATATCTGTCGCAATACGAGGAAGCCAGCCGTCCCCAAATCGACCGTCTGCTCCAGGACAAGCTGTCGGATGCTTTGGACGAAAAACAGAAGAAGCAGTTCGTGACGAACTTGCTACAGGAGATGAAACGCGATGGGACGGTTGTCGCGGATGGAACGACTCGATGGGCGAAATGGCGTATGTCTAAAACCGATGCCGATGCCCAGAATTAG
- a CDS encoding type I restriction endonuclease subunit R: MTNTDYSEDTLVERPAIALFSQLGYDTANCFYEKVGTSDSTLGRETTEEVVLVPKLRSALQKLNPDLAEKNGNGEAINLAIEELTRDRGAMSLVQANREVYKLLKDGVKVAFENDEGEESDETVRIIDWNDSENNDFFLASQFWITSPSGIYKKRPDLIGFVNGLPLIFIELKKSHGKIEHAYKHNLKDYKTTIPQVFWYNALVILSNGSQAKVGSMTAGWEHFADWKRINSEGEQGVISLETLIRGTCGRQQLIDLAENFTLFDESKGGVAKVTAKNHQFLGVNNAVDALSEIKENQGRLGVFWHTQGSGKSFSMAFFAQKVLRKLTGNWTFVVITDRQDLDKQIYKNFANTGVVTEDCQAESGAHLKQLLSEDHRFIFTLIQKFGTKPGETYPKLSDRSDIIVMTDEAHRSQYDTLALNMRNALPNAAFIGFTGTPLMAGEEKTKEVFGDYVSIYNFQQSIEDGATVPLFYENRIPELQLANENFKEDLEALVDAVDLDEEQNKKLEREFAREYHLITRDDRLEKVAEDLVSHFMGRKQSGKGMVICIDKVTAVKMYDKVQKYWKAYLGGLKAQLAANGGLYSVASDSMLTGNTETVSLAAETPKPPSPLPEVGEGSQFGIDEARRRELQQQIDFMEQTDMAVIVSAQQNEIEDFKTKGLNIEPHRTRMVKEDMETKFKAPDDPFRLVFVCAMWLTGFDSPSVSTIYLDKPMKNHTLMQTIARANRVFKDKYNGLIVDYVGVFRNLEKALAIYGSSSGGGVDDGECPIEKKEELVEDLRLAIAEAVAFCKERGVDLDAILKADGFQKIAFLDDAATSLVDKQVAEAVDDAVEQVIINDKLKKKYLSLANQVIRLYKAILPDPSANEFAPVKTCLAVLADKIRTFTEEANIDEVMDQVSELLDESIATKGYVIHTTESTALLDLSQVDFDALKAHFEKGRKRTEAEKLKKAVGDKLNNMVTLNKTRADLIEKFKKLIDEYNKGLDVDGFFAKLTDFVKELSAEDQRGVAEQLTEEELALFDLLTKPEVDLTEKEKAEVKKVARMLLQTLKEAKLVLDWRKKQRTRADVYSTVKTVLDELPRAYSTELYEQKCDAVYQHIYDSYQGEGASIYAPH, from the coding sequence ATGACGAACACCGACTACTCCGAAGACACGCTCGTCGAACGACCGGCCATCGCCCTGTTTTCGCAGCTCGGCTACGACACGGCCAACTGCTTCTACGAAAAAGTCGGCACCAGTGATTCGACACTGGGACGGGAAACCACCGAAGAGGTCGTGCTGGTTCCGAAGCTGCGGAGTGCGTTGCAGAAGCTCAATCCCGATCTGGCCGAAAAGAATGGAAACGGGGAAGCGATCAATCTGGCCATCGAGGAACTGACCCGTGATCGTGGTGCGATGAGTCTGGTGCAGGCGAATCGTGAGGTCTACAAGCTGCTCAAAGATGGCGTGAAGGTCGCTTTCGAGAACGACGAAGGCGAAGAGAGCGACGAGACGGTTCGCATCATCGACTGGAACGATTCCGAGAACAACGACTTCTTTCTCGCCTCGCAGTTCTGGATCACATCACCGAGCGGCATCTACAAGAAGCGTCCCGACCTGATCGGATTCGTCAACGGTCTGCCCCTGATCTTCATCGAACTCAAGAAGAGCCACGGCAAGATCGAACACGCCTACAAGCACAACCTGAAAGACTACAAGACCACGATTCCGCAGGTGTTCTGGTACAACGCCCTCGTCATCCTGTCCAACGGCTCGCAGGCGAAGGTCGGCAGCATGACGGCAGGCTGGGAACATTTTGCCGACTGGAAACGAATCAACTCCGAAGGCGAACAGGGTGTCATTTCGCTGGAGACGCTGATCCGAGGCACCTGCGGCAGACAGCAACTGATTGATCTGGCCGAGAATTTTACATTGTTCGACGAATCCAAAGGGGGCGTCGCAAAAGTCACGGCCAAGAACCACCAATTCCTTGGCGTGAACAATGCTGTCGACGCTCTCTCGGAGATCAAAGAAAACCAAGGGCGACTTGGTGTGTTCTGGCACACGCAAGGCAGCGGCAAGAGTTTCTCAATGGCGTTCTTCGCTCAGAAGGTCTTACGCAAGCTCACCGGCAACTGGACGTTTGTGGTCATCACCGACCGGCAAGATCTCGACAAACAGATTTACAAGAACTTTGCCAACACGGGCGTCGTGACCGAGGACTGCCAAGCCGAAAGCGGTGCCCACCTGAAACAACTGCTTAGTGAGGACCATCGGTTCATCTTCACTTTGATCCAGAAGTTCGGCACCAAGCCGGGCGAGACGTACCCCAAGCTGTCCGACCGCAGCGACATCATCGTGATGACCGACGAAGCCCACCGCAGCCAGTACGACACGCTCGCTCTGAACATGCGGAACGCTCTGCCCAACGCCGCCTTCATTGGCTTCACCGGCACGCCGTTGATGGCGGGCGAAGAGAAGACCAAGGAAGTCTTTGGCGATTACGTCAGTATCTACAACTTCCAGCAATCTATAGAAGACGGGGCGACGGTCCCGCTGTTCTACGAAAACCGCATCCCCGAACTACAACTTGCCAACGAGAACTTCAAAGAGGATTTGGAGGCGTTGGTCGACGCGGTGGATCTGGACGAAGAGCAGAATAAGAAGCTGGAACGGGAGTTCGCCCGAGAATATCACCTGATCACCCGCGACGATCGCTTGGAGAAAGTAGCCGAAGATTTAGTCTCACACTTCATGGGCCGCAAGCAAAGCGGCAAGGGGATGGTCATCTGCATCGACAAGGTGACCGCCGTGAAGATGTACGACAAGGTGCAGAAGTACTGGAAGGCTTACCTCGGCGGACTCAAGGCACAACTTGCGGCGAACGGTGGTCTCTACAGCGTTGCCTCGGACTCGATGTTAACGGGCAATACGGAAACGGTTTCATTGGCAGCGGAAACCCCCAAACCTCCATCCCCTCTCCCCGAAGTCGGCGAGGGGAGCCAGTTTGGAATTGATGAAGCTCGACGTCGGGAGTTGCAGCAGCAAATCGATTTCATGGAGCAGACCGACATGGCTGTGATCGTGTCGGCTCAGCAAAACGAGATTGAGGACTTCAAGACTAAGGGACTCAACATCGAGCCCCATCGCACACGAATGGTCAAGGAGGACATGGAGACCAAATTCAAAGCCCCCGACGATCCGTTCCGATTGGTCTTCGTCTGTGCGATGTGGTTGACCGGGTTCGATTCCCCCTCGGTTTCTACGATTTATCTCGACAAGCCGATGAAGAATCACACCCTGATGCAAACGATTGCGCGGGCGAACCGGGTCTTCAAAGACAAGTACAACGGTTTGATTGTGGATTACGTTGGCGTCTTCCGGAACCTGGAAAAGGCGTTGGCGATCTACGGCTCGTCCTCTGGCGGCGGCGTCGACGATGGCGAGTGTCCCATCGAGAAGAAAGAGGAACTGGTCGAAGACCTGCGGTTGGCGATCGCTGAGGCGGTTGCCTTCTGTAAGGAACGAGGCGTCGACTTGGACGCGATCCTGAAGGCAGACGGTTTTCAGAAGATTGCTTTCCTGGACGACGCCGCAACCAGTCTCGTCGACAAACAGGTTGCGGAGGCGGTCGACGATGCCGTTGAGCAAGTCATCATCAATGACAAACTGAAGAAGAAATACCTTTCACTCGCCAATCAGGTCATCCGGCTCTACAAGGCGATCCTGCCCGATCCATCCGCGAACGAATTTGCACCCGTCAAGACCTGCCTTGCCGTCTTGGCCGACAAGATCCGTACCTTCACGGAAGAGGCGAACATTGATGAAGTCATGGATCAAGTGAGTGAGTTGCTGGACGAATCCATTGCCACCAAGGGCTACGTGATTCACACAACGGAATCGACAGCGTTGCTGGACCTGAGCCAGGTCGACTTCGATGCTCTCAAAGCTCATTTCGAGAAAGGCCGCAAAAGGACCGAGGCTGAAAAGCTCAAGAAGGCGGTCGGTGACAAGCTGAACAACATGGTCACGTTGAACAAAACTCGGGCTGACCTCATCGAGAAGTTCAAGAAGCTGATCGACGAGTACAACAAAGGGCTCGACGTTGATGGTTTCTTTGCCAAGCTGACAGACTTTGTCAAAGAACTCAGTGCGGAAGACCAACGTGGAGTAGCCGAGCAACTGACCGAAGAAGAACTGGCCCTCTTCGATCTGTTGACCAAGCCGGAAGTCGACTTGACGGAGAAGGAAAAAGCCGAGGTCAAGAAGGTCGCCAGAATGCTCTTGCAGACGCTGAAAGAGGCAAAGCTGGTCCTCGATTGGCGAAAGAAACAACGCACCCGAGCCGACGTCTATTCTACCGTAAAGACGGTTCTCGACGAACTCCCCCGAGCCTACTCCACCGAACTCTACGAGCAAAAATGCGACGCTGTTTACCAGCACATCTACGACAGCTACCAGGGTGAGGGAGCAAGCATTTACGCACCTCATTGA
- a CDS encoding restriction endonuclease subunit S: protein MSHSDWQSMSIGSLGRIVTGKTPTSKKPELFGDDYPFITPSDLDFDRPHVPTERYLSDEGRQSQKNQILPKDSVCFTCIGATIGKLCKTARPSFTNQQINSVIVNAAKYDAWFVYYLLRFHGKKIASIASGAATPIVNKTTFAGFEISIPPLPTQRKIASILSAYDDLIENNTRRIAILEEMAQAIYREWFVNFRFPGHENVKLVDSPLGQIPEGWETGVVNDLLKLLSGFAFKSKTFVDDGGYKVVTIKHVHDGEFQTNSMSLLDSPPDRMPVHCHLETADVLMSLTGNIGRTCLVFGENFLLNQRVAKLHPHRPQDRPLVYWMFRSPDTRQRLEQIANGVAQQNLSPVQTGKMEIPIPPLELRDSYAEVASPMVEAILNLNRKNANLRTSRDLLLPKLISGKLDVEDLDIDSGLTAEALEEATA from the coding sequence ATGAGTCATTCCGACTGGCAAAGTATGAGTATCGGATCACTGGGCCGTATCGTTACGGGCAAGACACCTACGTCGAAGAAGCCGGAGCTTTTCGGTGATGACTACCCGTTTATTACTCCGTCGGACTTGGATTTTGACAGACCGCACGTTCCCACTGAAAGATACTTGTCAGACGAGGGGCGTCAGTCGCAGAAGAACCAAATTCTCCCCAAGGACTCCGTGTGCTTTACCTGCATCGGTGCAACCATCGGGAAGCTCTGCAAAACCGCCCGCCCAAGTTTTACGAACCAACAAATCAACAGCGTGATTGTTAACGCCGCCAAATATGACGCATGGTTCGTTTATTACCTGCTGCGATTTCATGGAAAAAAAATTGCGTCGATTGCAAGTGGTGCCGCTACACCCATCGTGAACAAAACGACGTTCGCCGGCTTCGAGATTTCCATTCCCCCACTTCCGACCCAACGTAAGATCGCTTCGATCCTGTCGGCGTATGACGATCTGATTGAGAACAACACCCGCCGCATTGCCATTCTGGAAGAGATGGCTCAGGCGATTTACCGGGAATGGTTCGTCAACTTCCGCTTCCCCGGCCACGAAAACGTCAAGCTCGTCGATTCACCACTCGGCCAGATTCCTGAGGGTTGGGAGACGGGAGTTGTCAACGATTTGCTGAAATTACTCTCAGGCTTCGCTTTCAAGAGTAAGACTTTCGTAGACGATGGCGGTTACAAGGTGGTCACAATCAAGCATGTGCATGACGGTGAATTTCAAACCAACTCGATGAGTTTGCTCGACTCTCCGCCTGATCGGATGCCAGTACACTGCCATTTGGAAACGGCAGACGTGTTGATGTCCTTGACTGGCAACATAGGCCGCACCTGTCTGGTGTTCGGCGAGAACTTCTTGCTGAACCAACGTGTGGCGAAACTTCATCCTCACCGCCCGCAAGATCGCCCGCTTGTTTATTGGATGTTCAGAAGCCCGGATACTCGGCAAAGACTCGAACAGATTGCGAACGGAGTGGCTCAGCAGAACCTCAGTCCGGTCCAGACCGGCAAGATGGAAATTCCGATTCCACCCTTGGAACTGCGAGACTCCTATGCAGAGGTGGCGTCCCCGATGGTCGAAGCAATCCTGAATCTGAACCGAAAGAATGCGAACCTCCGCACCAGCCGTGACCTACTGCTGCCCAAGCTGATCTCCGGCAAGCTGGACGTGGAAGACCTCGACATCGACTCAGGGCTAACCGCCGAGGCATTGGAGGAGGCGACCGCATGA
- a CDS encoding type I restriction-modification system subunit M, protein MANNHSDTEKRLWEAADEFRANSDLKSSEYAVPVLGLIFLRYADHKFTIAEKELAGKGSGRRKIGKEDYQAKGVMYVPPEARFSHLLSLPEGENIGKAINEAMKSVEAENVDLKGVLPRTYTKIDNAILVSLLKNFSQIAMDAEGDTFGKIYEYFLGNFARAEGQRGGEFFTPTSLVKLIVEIIEPYHGRIYDPACGSGGMFAQSAEFIKAHQNNPSVEISCYGQERVGETRQLCMMNLAVHSLSGDIRLGNSYYEDPHDSLGKFDFVMANPPFNVDKVDKEKIKDDPRYPFGMPRADNANYLWIQRFYSSLSDTGRAGFVMANSAADARQSEMEIRKQLLQSHAVDVMVAIGPNFFYTVTLPCTLWFLDKGKATSKTKRKDQVLFIDARHTFRQVDRAHRKFSPKQIEYLANIVRLYRGEQPEFVAGEDEEVPASESTPEPDLKATFPRLEYADVAGLCKVATLEEIEAQGWSLNPGRYVGVADREEDDFVFAERLEELNEELEVLNSEASELEERIANNVAKLLEASC, encoded by the coding sequence ATGGCCAACAACCATTCCGATACGGAAAAGCGACTCTGGGAGGCCGCCGATGAATTTCGGGCGAACTCCGACCTCAAGTCATCCGAATACGCGGTCCCAGTCCTTGGGCTGATCTTCCTGCGATATGCCGACCACAAGTTCACCATCGCTGAAAAAGAATTGGCCGGCAAAGGCTCCGGCCGCCGCAAGATCGGCAAAGAGGACTACCAAGCCAAGGGCGTGATGTACGTGCCGCCGGAGGCTCGGTTCTCACACCTGCTGTCGCTGCCCGAAGGCGAGAACATCGGCAAGGCGATCAACGAGGCGATGAAGTCGGTCGAGGCCGAGAACGTCGACCTCAAGGGCGTCCTGCCGCGAACCTACACCAAGATCGACAATGCCATTCTGGTCTCGCTGCTGAAGAACTTCTCGCAGATCGCGATGGATGCCGAAGGCGACACGTTCGGCAAGATTTACGAATACTTCCTTGGCAACTTCGCCCGTGCCGAAGGACAACGGGGTGGTGAGTTCTTCACGCCGACCTCGCTGGTCAAGCTGATCGTCGAGATCATCGAGCCGTACCACGGACGCATCTACGACCCGGCGTGTGGATCGGGCGGCATGTTCGCTCAAAGTGCCGAGTTCATCAAAGCCCACCAGAACAATCCCTCGGTGGAAATCTCCTGCTACGGTCAGGAGCGAGTCGGCGAAACACGGCAACTGTGCATGATGAACCTTGCCGTGCATTCGCTGTCCGGCGACATTCGCTTGGGGAACAGTTACTACGAAGACCCCCACGACAGTCTCGGCAAATTCGACTTCGTGATGGCCAATCCCCCGTTCAACGTCGACAAGGTGGATAAGGAGAAGATCAAAGACGATCCCCGCTACCCGTTCGGGATGCCACGGGCCGACAACGCCAACTACCTCTGGATACAACGGTTTTACAGCAGCCTGAGCGACACGGGCCGAGCCGGTTTTGTGATGGCGAACTCAGCCGCCGACGCTCGCCAATCGGAGATGGAGATTCGCAAGCAACTGCTCCAGTCGCACGCCGTCGATGTGATGGTCGCCATCGGTCCGAACTTCTTCTACACGGTGACGCTCCCTTGCACGCTCTGGTTCTTGGATAAAGGCAAGGCCACATCAAAAACAAAGCGAAAGGACCAAGTGCTGTTTATCGACGCCCGGCACACGTTCCGGCAGGTCGACCGGGCACACCGCAAGTTCAGTCCCAAGCAGATCGAGTATCTGGCCAACATCGTGCGGCTGTATCGGGGTGAGCAGCCGGAGTTCGTGGCGGGTGAAGATGAAGAAGTCCCCGCCAGTGAATCAACACCGGAACCGGATTTGAAGGCCACCTTCCCGCGTCTGGAATACGCGGACGTGGCGGGACTGTGCAAGGTCGCCACGTTGGAGGAGATCGAAGCACAGGGCTGGAGCCTGAATCCCGGTCGCTACGTCGGCGTGGCGGATCGTGAGGAAGACGATTTTGTCTTTGCCGAGCGGCTGGAAGAACTCAACGAAGAGTTGGAGGTCTTGAACAGCGAAGCGTCCGAGTTGGAAGAGCGGATTGCGAACAACGTCGCCAAGTTGCTGGAGGCGTCGTGCTAA
- a CDS encoding carbonic anhydrase family protein gives MTDQQQSPINLQNAIYADFGSEGLSIHWDGDILGHVRKDEHGVKVEFASDVRQYITIGSKRFHLRQFHFHHPSEHWVDGEQYTMELHLVHQNVDDGSLAVVGVFIEPGNARAAFPSLMTQIETVLGAGSHEELEPKVLTDPWNFLPKTWEQHFRYQGSLTTDPFTESVSWVVLKDPTLMPTKKLMELLELFQSEARFPQPLNRRYILKTFDATKPSKRKK, from the coding sequence ATGACGGACCAACAACAGTCACCCATCAACCTGCAAAATGCAATCTACGCCGACTTCGGAAGTGAAGGACTGTCGATTCACTGGGATGGCGACATTCTTGGGCACGTGCGCAAGGACGAACATGGCGTGAAAGTCGAGTTCGCCTCTGACGTGCGACAATACATCACGATTGGTTCCAAGCGATTCCATCTCCGACAGTTTCACTTCCATCACCCAAGTGAACATTGGGTTGATGGAGAGCAATATACGATGGAACTCCATCTCGTTCATCAAAACGTGGATGACGGCTCGCTGGCAGTCGTCGGAGTCTTTATAGAGCCCGGAAACGCAAGAGCTGCTTTTCCTTCACTGATGACGCAAATTGAGACTGTTTTGGGGGCTGGCTCGCATGAGGAACTAGAGCCAAAGGTGCTAACCGATCCATGGAATTTCTTGCCGAAAACATGGGAGCAGCACTTCCGGTACCAAGGCTCGCTGACGACCGATCCATTTACCGAGAGCGTCAGCTGGGTTGTGCTTAAAGATCCAACGCTGATGCCAACGAAAAAGCTCATGGAGTTACTAGAGCTATTCCAATCGGAAGCGCGTTTTCCACAACCGCTCAATCGGCGGTACATCCTCAAGACATTTGATGCAACCAAGCCTTCTAAGCGAAAGAAGTGA